GTGAAGGAAGGCATCTCCGCTCGCATTGCGCCCGACTTGACCGAGCGCGTGTGGGAGATCGCAGCCGATTTGGGAATCGAAGTGTTTGTCGATGCGCTGGGCGAAGACATCTATGACGATCACATCCCGCTTTTGAGGAAGGGAATCCAGGCCATCGATCTCATCGACATGAACTACGAATACTGGCATACGATCCATGACACGCCCGAACAATGCGCTCCGGCGTCGCTGGCGGCGGTCGGACGCGTCGTTTTGCAGTTGGTGTACTCGGAATGACCGATGACCGCGACCATACCGGGGCCGAATCCGAGGGGGTGGCCGCTGTTAAGGACGGGAGCGTCGATCCGCGTCACGCCGGGGCCTACGGATTCTCCCGTTTCGAGATTCGACTGATCCTGCTTCTGGCGGCTGCGGTCCTGATCGTCGGCACGGCCGGCTGGCTGCGACGCGACAGCGGTTCTGTCCCGGCGTGGATGATCGAAACCGTTGTCGCCGAACCGTCCGTCGACTCGAAGGACCGTCTGTCCGCCGAATCGGAATCCTGGATATCAAGTATCTCCGATTCATCGGCGCTCGACTTGAATACCGCCGACGAATCGATGTTGCGTCGACTCCCCGGCATCGGTCCGGAGTTGGCCCGTCGCATCGTCGTCGATCGCGAAAAGAATGGTCTGTTTCGATCGGTCTCCGACTTGCAGCGCGTCTCGGGGATCGGTCCCAGGAAAGTCGCCGCCATCATCGGTTTGGTTCGTGTCGCGCTCCCGGACAGCAGCCGGGGAGAGGATGCCCGATGAGAATCATCGCCGGCGAATTGGGTGGACGCCGCCTGCGCCCGGTCAAGTCGACCGCGGTGCGATCGACCGCCGACCGAGTCAAAGAGTCGCTCTTCAACATCATCGCCGCGGAATTGCCGCACGCGTACGTGCTCGATCTGTTCTGCGGCAGCGGCGCTTTGGGATTGGAGTCGTTGTCGCGTGGCGCGGACCGGGCGGTTTTCGTCGATCAGGGACGCTCCGCCCTGCGCTGCACGCACGACAACATCGCGCAATTGGGCGCAGAGCTGTCAAGCGAGGTGCTGGCAGTGGATGCCGGACGCGCGTTGCGTCAACTCTCGGGACGCGGGGATCGGTTTTCGGTCATCTTCGCCGATCCGCCGTACGGCGAGGGCTGGCCCAAACGGCTCCTCCAATGGGTCGCAGAATCCGATTGCCGCCGCGAACATGGCGTCCTGGTCATCGAACACCACAAGAAGGACCCGCCCGGAGATGCACCGCCCGGGTTTTCGGAGTGGACATCGCGACGCTTCGGCGATACTGTCATCACGATCTGGCGTTGGAATCGATCGTCACCGACGACGGAACAAGCACCCGACCAGCATGAATAACCCCGCCTCTCACCGACTCGCGATCTACCCGGGATCATTCGATCCGGTGACCAACGGCCATGTGGACCTGATCGCCCGCGCCTTGCACCTGTTCGACAACCTGATCGTCGCCGTGGCGCAAAACCCATCCAAGACGCCGTTGTTCTCCGGGGACGAACGTTGCGCGATGATTACCGAATCGATGCGCGCATCCGAAGTCGTCTCCGAGCTGGCCCGAGTCGAGACGGTCGTCTTTGACGGCCTCTTGGCCCACCTCGCGGTCGCGCGCGGGGCCACGGCCATCGTGCGCGGGCTGCGCGCCGTCTCCGACTTTGAATTCGAATTCCAAATCGCGCTGACCAACCGCACGCTCGCGCCCAGCGTCGAAACCGTCTTCCTCATGCCCAATGCGCGCTACACGTTCTTGTCGTCGACCATCATCAAGGATGTCGCCCGCCA
This genomic stretch from Candidatus Zixiibacteriota bacterium harbors:
- a CDS encoding helix-hairpin-helix domain-containing protein; translation: MTDDRDHTGAESEGVAAVKDGSVDPRHAGAYGFSRFEIRLILLLAAAVLIVGTAGWLRRDSGSVPAWMIETVVAEPSVDSKDRLSAESESWISSISDSSALDLNTADESMLRRLPGIGPELARRIVVDREKNGLFRSVSDLQRVSGIGPRKVAAIIGLVRVALPDSSRGEDAR
- the rsmD gene encoding 16S rRNA (guanine(966)-N(2))-methyltransferase RsmD, translated to MRIIAGELGGRRLRPVKSTAVRSTADRVKESLFNIIAAELPHAYVLDLFCGSGALGLESLSRGADRAVFVDQGRSALRCTHDNIAQLGAELSSEVLAVDAGRALRQLSGRGDRFSVIFADPPYGEGWPKRLLQWVAESDCRREHGVLVIEHHKKDPPGDAPPGFSEWTSRRFGDTVITIWRWNRSSPTTEQAPDQHE
- the coaD gene encoding pantetheine-phosphate adenylyltransferase translates to MNNPASHRLAIYPGSFDPVTNGHVDLIARALHLFDNLIVAVAQNPSKTPLFSGDERCAMITESMRASEVVSELARVETVVFDGLLAHLAVARGATAIVRGLRAVSDFEFEFQIALTNRTLAPSVETVFLMPNARYTFLSSTIIKDVARHGGDVSRLVPPNVAVRLKTRFAKP